In one window of Fulvia fulva chromosome 5, complete sequence DNA:
- a CDS encoding FAD-dependent monooxygenase sdcF, with protein MFALFGMFLLAGAVEFVHSAQEPNNTSQSSSSPHAYPQTKEHSCCQLLANDFAPHLSYSGDATYEQFLNGYWSEASKLQPDCIFTATVGQDVALAIGLLSKSQCKFAVRGGGHTGWSGAANTDTGITFDLSQLNETIVASDRTSVAIGAGARWDDVYDKLDALCLHVAGGRYPTVGVSGFILGGGFSFFSQRYGWGCDTVISFELVMADGTLETISASNKPDLFRALKGGSNNFGIVTAFHLKVFPGGDFLQGVVTYDADHVTSVLTAFAETASTPIEQYDPYSVYLLLFSWQKQADDSVTRSISNWLIHTKVSTSNTTTNTIPPFLSKLAHAAPQLNNTLAIQPLHTFLSSVASQDNPLSPVASSSI; from the exons ATGTTTGCCCTTTTTGGCATGTTTCTACTGGCTGGTGCAGTAGAGTTTGTGCATAGCGCCCAGGAACCTAACAATACCAGTCAGTCTAGCTCCTCTCCTCATGCATATCCTCAGACCAAAGAGCACAGCTGCTGCCAGCTTCTTGCGAACGACTTCGCTCCGCATCTATCGTACTCGGGCGATGCAACATACGAGCAATTCTTGAACGGGTACTGGTCAGAGGCGAGTAAGCTTCAGCCAGACTGCATTTTCACCGCAACAGTGGGCCAAGATGTAGCTCTTGCAATCGGTCTCCTCAGCAAGTCCCAATGCAAGTTTGCCGTCCGTGGAGGAGGCCACACTGGCTGGTCAGGCGCTGCAAACACCGACACTGGTATCACCTTCGACCTCTCCCAGCTAAACGAGACAATCGTGGCATCTGATAGAACATCTGTCGCCATCGGTGCTGGAGCTCGCTGGGATGACGTATACGACAAACTGGATGCCTTGTGTCTCCACGTCGCTGGCGGCCGTTACCCTACCGTGGGCGTATCGGGGTTCATTCTTGGTGGAGGATTCAGCTTCTTCTCTCAACGCTATGGCTGGGGTTGTGACACTGTGATTTCCTTTGAGCTGGTAATGGCCGATGGAACATTGGAAACGATATCGGCCTCTAACAAGCCTGACCTGTTCCGTGCTTTGAAGGGTGGAAGCAACAATTTTGGCATTGTTACAGCTTTTCATTTGAAAGTGTTCCCAGGTGGGGATTTCCTCCAGGGGGTTGTGACTTACGACGCCGATCACGTCACCAGTGTTCTGACTGCTTTCGCGGAAACGGCGAGCACTCCAATCGAGCAATATGACCCATACTCAGTATACCTGCTCCTATTCAGCTGGCAGAAGCAGGCAGACGACAGTGTAACAAGAAGCATATCAAACTGGCTCATTCATACCAAAGTATCAACAAGCAACACCACGACCAACACCATCCCACCCTTCCTCTCCAAACTCGCGCACGCCGCTCCACAGCTAA ACAACACCCTCGCCATCCAACCCCTCCACACCTTCCTCTCCAGCGTCGCCAGTCAAGACAATCCCTTATCCCCCGTCGCGTCCTCATCAATATGA